One Bacteroidales bacterium genomic window carries:
- a CDS encoding RNA-binding S4 domain-containing protein encodes MTKKDELRIDKWLWAVRIFKTRSKAAEACKKGRVLINDQQVKPSNTVRVGEVVTVKKKPVFYKYRVTGLLEKRQSATIARENLEDITPEKEMKKLDVQKQVIHEHRPKGAGRPTKKERRILDKFKKKGL; translated from the coding sequence GACAAATGGCTCTGGGCGGTAAGAATATTCAAAACCCGAAGCAAAGCTGCCGAGGCCTGTAAAAAAGGAAGGGTATTGATTAATGATCAGCAGGTCAAGCCTTCCAATACGGTTAGAGTAGGCGAAGTGGTAACGGTGAAAAAGAAACCCGTTTTCTACAAATACCGTGTTACCGGTTTGCTCGAAAAAAGGCAGTCCGCAACCATCGCCCGGGAAAACCTGGAAGACATCACCCCGGAAAAAGAAATGAAAAAACTTGATGTCCAGAAACAGGTGATCCATGAACACCGGCCCAAAGGAGCAGGCAGGCCTACCAAGAAAGAAAGAAGAATACTGGATAAATTCAAGAAGAAAGGATTATAA